The Labrys wisconsinensis genome has a segment encoding these proteins:
- a CDS encoding LysR family transcriptional regulator, with product MPEDLQDLYAFLAVTRAGGFREGARAGRVSASSLSEAVRRLEARLGVRLLNRTTRSVAPTEAGARLVERLGPALGEVEAALDVVNSYRDRPAGTLRLNVPATAARLVLPPIVTPFLRTYPDIRLEVMVEDSFVDVLAAGCDAGIRYDERLEQDMVAVPIGPRVQRFATAASPAYLAERGRPEHPRDLLAHACLRGQFASGTIPTWEFERDGEIVRVDPSGPLLVRLGAAVDLAVAAAVEGLGIIHLFEGWLQPHLDSGTLEPVLQPWWQNFTGPFLYYPGRRHLPSPLRAFVDFIRSR from the coding sequence ATGCCGGAAGACCTGCAGGATCTCTACGCCTTCCTGGCGGTGACGCGGGCCGGCGGCTTTCGCGAGGGCGCACGCGCCGGCCGCGTGTCGGCCTCGAGCCTCAGCGAGGCCGTGCGGCGCCTCGAAGCCCGGCTCGGCGTGCGCCTGCTCAACCGCACCACCCGCAGCGTTGCCCCGACCGAGGCGGGCGCCCGCCTGGTCGAGCGGCTGGGACCGGCCCTCGGCGAGGTCGAGGCGGCGCTCGACGTGGTCAACAGCTACCGCGACCGGCCGGCCGGGACGCTCCGGCTCAACGTGCCCGCCACCGCCGCCCGCCTGGTGCTGCCGCCGATCGTCACGCCCTTCCTCCGGACCTACCCCGACATCCGCCTGGAGGTGATGGTCGAGGACAGCTTCGTCGACGTGCTCGCTGCCGGCTGCGACGCCGGCATCCGCTATGACGAGCGGCTCGAGCAGGACATGGTCGCGGTGCCGATCGGCCCGCGCGTCCAGCGCTTCGCCACCGCCGCCTCCCCCGCCTATCTCGCCGAGAGGGGCCGGCCCGAGCACCCGCGCGATCTGCTCGCCCACGCCTGCCTGCGCGGGCAGTTCGCCAGCGGCACCATCCCGACCTGGGAGTTCGAGCGGGACGGCGAGATCGTCCGCGTCGACCCGAGCGGCCCGCTGCTGGTGCGCCTGGGCGCGGCGGTGGACCTGGCGGTGGCGGCCGCGGTGGAGGGGCTCGGCATCATCCACCTCTTCGAGGGCTGGCTGCAGCCCCATCTCGACAGCGGCACGCTCGAGCCGGTGCTGCAGCCCTGGTGGCAGAATTTCACTGGGCCGTTCCTCTATTATCCCGGCCGCCGCCACCTGCCCTCGCCGCTACGCGCCTTCGTCGATTTCATCCGCTCGCGCTGA
- a CDS encoding LysR family transcriptional regulator — translation MEIGQLRCFVAVAEELHFGRAARRLAILPASLGRQIRLLEESLSVRLVERTTRTVLLTRDGTRLLGEARQVLAQVDAITGRFRRQGRRERSEIRIGAIDSAAAGLMPQLLLDLKLEHPAIAVQLLEDKTARLLPKLRSGRLDLAFIRPPEAVDRSLELLALFSETAVVAMPQGHRLAGRERVAIADLDDEPLIVPDRRSRPHSHDLTIELFAAAGSHLRIAQVADEKQTIVVLVAAGIGLAIVPRWTSRLAVGGVRYVPLDTGRDGTATRLPLSAAWLKGVRDPLRDSLVAILTKNLAAYARNA, via the coding sequence ATGGAGATCGGCCAGTTGCGCTGCTTCGTGGCAGTGGCGGAGGAGCTGCATTTCGGGCGCGCCGCCCGCCGGCTCGCCATCCTGCCCGCCTCGCTCGGGCGCCAGATCCGGCTGCTCGAGGAGAGCCTGAGCGTGCGCCTCGTCGAGCGGACGACGCGCACCGTCCTGCTGACCAGGGACGGCACCCGGCTCCTGGGGGAGGCTCGGCAGGTCCTGGCGCAGGTGGATGCGATCACGGGGCGGTTTCGGCGGCAGGGCCGGCGCGAGCGCAGCGAGATCCGCATCGGCGCGATCGACAGCGCCGCGGCGGGGTTGATGCCCCAGCTCCTCCTCGACCTGAAGCTGGAGCATCCGGCGATCGCCGTGCAGCTCCTGGAGGACAAGACGGCGCGCCTGCTGCCGAAGCTGAGGTCCGGCCGGCTCGACCTCGCCTTCATCCGGCCGCCCGAGGCGGTCGACCGCAGCCTCGAGCTGCTGGCGCTGTTCAGCGAGACCGCGGTGGTGGCGATGCCGCAAGGCCATCGCCTCGCCGGCCGCGAGCGCGTCGCGATCGCCGACCTCGACGACGAGCCGCTGATCGTCCCGGACCGCCGATCGCGGCCGCACAGCCACGACCTGACCATCGAGCTGTTCGCGGCGGCGGGATCGCACCTGCGCATCGCGCAGGTCGCCGACGAGAAGCAGACGATCGTCGTCCTGGTCGCCGCCGGCATCGGGCTCGCCATCGTGCCGCGATGGACCTCGCGGCTCGCGGTCGGCGGCGTGCGGTATGTCCCGCTCGACACCGGGCGGGACGGCACGGCGACCCGGCTGCCCCTGTCGGCCGCCTGGCTGAAGGGCGTGCGCGATCCCCTGCGCGACAGCCTGGTCGCGATCCTGACGAAGAACCTCGCGGCCTATGCGCGCAACGCCTGA
- a CDS encoding tartrate dehydrogenase, translated as MRSHAIAAIPADGIGPEVISAGLRVLAALAQRLGDVRFDVETFGWGSDHYRKHGVMMPADGLATLKTFDAIYFGAVGAPDVPDHVTLWGLRLPICQGFDQYANVRPTRILPGITPPLRHCGPGDLDWVIVRENSEGEYSGHGGRAHKGLPEEVGTEVAIFTRVGVTRIMRYAFGLARSRPRKLLTVVTKSNAQRHGMVMWDEIAAEVAQEFPDVAWDKMLVDAMTVRMTLKPRSLDTIVATNLHADILSDLAGALAGSLGVAPTANIDPQRRFPSMFEPIHGSAFDITGKGIANPVASFWTAAQMLEHLGEPEAAARLMRAIERVTGAGILTPDLGGTATTRDVTEAVVDAIHSSNI; from the coding sequence ATGCGCAGCCACGCGATCGCCGCCATCCCGGCCGACGGCATCGGGCCGGAAGTCATCAGCGCCGGCCTGCGGGTGCTCGCCGCCCTTGCGCAACGGCTCGGCGACGTCAGGTTCGACGTCGAGACCTTCGGCTGGGGCTCCGACCACTATCGGAAGCACGGCGTGATGATGCCGGCGGACGGCCTGGCGACGCTGAAAACATTCGACGCGATCTATTTCGGCGCCGTCGGCGCGCCCGACGTTCCCGACCACGTCACGCTCTGGGGCCTGCGCCTGCCGATCTGCCAGGGCTTCGACCAATATGCCAATGTCCGCCCGACCCGGATCCTGCCCGGCATCACGCCGCCCCTGCGCCATTGCGGGCCCGGCGACCTCGACTGGGTGATCGTGCGCGAGAACTCCGAAGGCGAATATTCCGGCCATGGCGGACGGGCCCACAAGGGCTTGCCGGAGGAAGTCGGCACGGAAGTGGCGATCTTCACCCGGGTCGGCGTCACGCGCATCATGCGCTACGCCTTCGGCCTCGCCCGCTCGCGCCCGCGCAAGCTGCTCACCGTCGTCACCAAGTCCAACGCTCAGCGCCACGGCATGGTGATGTGGGACGAGATCGCCGCCGAGGTGGCGCAGGAATTCCCGGACGTGGCCTGGGACAAGATGCTGGTCGACGCCATGACCGTGCGCATGACGCTGAAGCCCCGGAGCCTCGACACGATCGTGGCCACCAACCTGCATGCCGACATCCTGTCGGACCTCGCCGGGGCGCTCGCCGGGTCCCTCGGCGTCGCCCCGACCGCCAATATCGATCCGCAGCGCCGCTTCCCCTCGATGTTCGAGCCGATCCACGGCTCGGCCTTCGACATCACCGGCAAGGGCATCGCCAACCCGGTCGCCAGCTTCTGGACCGCGGCGCAGATGCTGGAGCATCTCGGCGAGCCGGAGGCGGCCGCCCGCCTGATGCGCGCCATCGAACGCGTCACCGGCGCTGGCATCCTCACCCCGGACCTCGGGGGCACCGCCACCACCCGGGACGTCACCGAGGCGGTGGTCGACGCCATCCATTCCTCCAACATCTGA